The Desulfonatronovibrio hydrogenovorans DSM 9292 genome includes a window with the following:
- a CDS encoding potassium channel family protein produces MKYIPSQVVFFFQSRVAKSNIRALIKFLLVLLFMITVYSFAFQYIKLYEGEKYTLVTGFYWTLTTMSTLGFGDITFTSDLGRLFSILVMMSGVVFLLVMLPFTFIQFFYAPWLEAQDKARTPRELPQDTTGHVLLTNSDPLSTALVEKLKQYKYPYAIIVPDQHQALELYDQGYKIILGDLDDIETYRKTRADKAALVFFNNDDQTNTNAVFTLRELSKEPPVISSAEVSESADILELAGSSQVYQFTRMLGRSLARRVLGVSMHANIIGRFNELLIAEAPAMRTPLVGKTLLQSKLRESTGVNVVGIWERGKFQSPLPETTITSDSVLVLAGSEKQLEKYDDIYGIYNLSFAPVLILGGGRVGQAAAQALQENEIEYRIVEKSPRVAGNRENYIQGNAADLNILKKAGIDKTPSIIVTTNNDDLNIYLTIYCRKLMPEVQIITRATRERNIPKLHHAGADLVMSYASMGANTIINYLRGDNVMMVAEGLDIFKEKAPEALVGKTLAESEIRKKTGCSVIAIEFQGAININPGPDTIINKDEELILIGTTEAESKFLSSFIKK; encoded by the coding sequence ATGAAATACATTCCATCCCAAGTGGTCTTTTTCTTTCAGAGCAGGGTTGCCAAAAGCAACATCAGGGCCCTGATCAAGTTTCTTCTGGTCCTGCTCTTTATGATAACCGTATACAGTTTCGCCTTTCAGTACATCAAACTATACGAAGGAGAGAAATACACCCTGGTCACCGGGTTCTACTGGACCCTGACCACCATGAGCACCCTTGGCTTCGGGGACATCACCTTCACCAGCGACTTGGGAAGGCTCTTTTCCATCCTGGTCATGATGTCCGGGGTGGTCTTCCTCCTGGTCATGCTTCCCTTCACCTTTATCCAGTTTTTTTACGCACCCTGGCTGGAAGCCCAGGATAAGGCCAGAACCCCCAGGGAGCTGCCTCAGGATACAACCGGTCATGTCCTTTTGACCAACTCTGATCCCCTGAGCACCGCCCTGGTGGAAAAACTCAAGCAGTACAAATACCCTTATGCCATTATTGTCCCTGATCAGCACCAGGCCCTTGAACTCTATGATCAGGGATATAAAATTATTCTGGGCGATCTGGATGACATTGAAACCTACCGCAAAACCAGGGCTGACAAGGCAGCTCTGGTTTTCTTCAACAATGATGACCAGACAAACACCAATGCTGTCTTTACCTTGCGCGAACTATCAAAAGAGCCGCCTGTTATCTCCAGTGCCGAAGTCAGTGAATCAGCTGATATTCTGGAGCTGGCCGGAAGCAGCCAGGTCTACCAGTTCACCAGGATGCTGGGTCGGTCTCTGGCCCGAAGGGTTCTGGGTGTGAGTATGCATGCCAATATCATTGGCAGATTCAATGAACTGCTCATTGCCGAGGCTCCGGCCATGCGCACGCCCCTGGTAGGCAAAACCCTGCTCCAGAGCAAACTTAGAGAAAGCACAGGAGTCAATGTAGTGGGAATCTGGGAACGGGGCAAATTCCAAAGCCCCCTTCCAGAGACCACCATCACCTCTGATTCGGTTCTGGTTCTGGCTGGATCGGAAAAACAGCTGGAAAAATACGATGATATTTACGGGATCTACAACCTGTCTTTTGCCCCGGTCCTGATCCTGGGCGGGGGACGGGTGGGACAGGCAGCTGCCCAGGCACTTCAAGAAAATGAAATTGAGTACAGGATAGTTGAAAAAAGTCCCAGAGTGGCAGGAAACAGGGAAAATTACATTCAGGGCAATGCTGCTGACCTCAATATCCTGAAAAAAGCCGGAATCGACAAGACTCCTTCCATTATCGTCACCACCAATAACGATGACCTGAACATCTACCTGACCATCTATTGTCGCAAGCTGATGCCTGAAGTTCAGATCATCACCCGGGCCACCAGAGAAAGAAATATTCCCAAACTCCACCATGCAGGGGCCGATCTTGTAATGTCCTATGCATCCATGGGTGCCAACACCATCATTAATTACCTCAGAGGAGACAACGTGATGATGGTTGCCGAAGGACTGGACATTTTCAAGGAAAAAGCACCTGAAGCTCTGGTGGGCAAGACTCTGGCCGAAAGTGAGATCCGCAAGAAAACCGGATGCAGTGTCATTGCCATAGAGTTCCAGGGAGCAATCAATATAAACCCCGGACCAGACACCATCATCAACAAGGATGAGGAGTTGATCCTGATTGGAACTACAGAAGCCGAAAGTAAATTTTTAAGCAGTTTCATAAAAAAATAG
- a CDS encoding CinA family protein, giving the protein MEYEQPMIKVLAGRMEAERLFLATAESCTGGLISHLLTNEPGSSRWYAGGVVAYSNHLKTSILGVDQELLNGFGAVSSQCVEAMVRGVISLTSAQAGIAVSGIAGPGGGTLEKPVGTVYMAWGLLERIRWKRFVFQGQRLQIKEQASAAAIQGLLDFWD; this is encoded by the coding sequence ATGGAATATGAACAGCCCATGATCAAGGTTCTGGCAGGCCGGATGGAGGCAGAAAGGCTTTTTCTGGCCACGGCTGAGTCCTGTACCGGAGGGCTGATCAGCCACCTGCTGACCAATGAGCCAGGCAGCTCCAGGTGGTATGCAGGCGGAGTGGTGGCCTATTCCAATCACCTTAAAACATCCATCCTGGGTGTGGACCAGGAGCTGCTCAACGGTTTTGGTGCAGTCAGCAGCCAATGCGTGGAAGCCATGGTCAGGGGGGTGATTTCTCTGACCAGTGCTCAGGCCGGAATCGCTGTTTCCGGAATCGCCGGGCCAGGGGGAGGCACCCTGGAAAAGCCCGTGGGTACGGTTTACATGGCCTGGGGGCTTTTGGAACGCATCCGCTGGAAAAGATTTGTTTTTCAAGGACAACGGCTGCAAATTAAGGAACAGGCTTCAGCAGCTGCCATCCAGGGTTTGCTGGATTTCTGGGATTAA
- a CDS encoding DUF1538 domain-containing protein: MYKDIKEGLLEVIQAVLPITLVVVLLQVFLISMPWLLFSRFLIGVVMVMIGLFLFLQGVKIGLLPMGEAIGAELPKRGSLFFLLFFAFILGFTVTMAEPDVRVLAHQVDFVSDGFVNRNILILFVAIGVAVFVTLAMLRIVMNLPIAYVLAGGYVLILVLSFFTPADFVPISFDAGGVTTGPVTVPFILALGLGVTAVLGGRSSFSDGFGLIGLASIGPVLGVMILGIIYS; this comes from the coding sequence ATGTACAAAGATATAAAAGAAGGTCTTCTGGAGGTCATTCAGGCTGTTCTGCCCATCACTTTGGTGGTAGTTCTGCTGCAGGTCTTTTTGATATCCATGCCCTGGCTTCTATTCTCCAGGTTTTTAATCGGTGTGGTCATGGTCATGATCGGCCTGTTTCTTTTTCTGCAGGGGGTCAAGATCGGTCTTTTGCCCATGGGCGAGGCCATAGGTGCTGAGCTGCCCAAGAGGGGATCTCTGTTCTTCCTGTTGTTTTTCGCTTTTATCCTGGGTTTTACCGTAACCATGGCCGAGCCGGATGTCCGGGTCCTGGCCCATCAGGTGGACTTTGTGTCTGACGGGTTTGTGAACCGGAACATCCTGATTCTTTTTGTGGCTATCGGGGTGGCAGTATTTGTAACCCTGGCCATGCTCAGGATTGTCATGAACCTGCCCATTGCCTATGTCCTGGCCGGGGGATATGTGCTGATTCTTGTTCTGTCCTTTTTTACTCCTGCCGATTTCGTGCCCATCTCCTTTGACGCTGGTGGTGTGACCACAGGACCGGTCACTGTGCCGTTCATCCTGGCCCTTGGCCTGGGAGTTACAGCGGTTCTGGGCGGAAGGTCTTCTTTCAGCGATGGTTTTGGACTCATTGGCCTGGCTTCCATTGGTCCGGTTCTGGGAGTGATGATCCTGGGGATAATCTACTCATGA
- a CDS encoding DUF1538 domain-containing protein — MKELLDFLNFGHVLGEVFMAMGPLVAFFLFFQLVYLKLSREYVINLFKGIVLAIAGLTLFLQGVQVGFLPVGTQMGEIMNSFENLWILIPIGFILGVVATVAEPAVRILCENVEKASSGSLRFSFMLIILSLGVGIFVAIGMAKIIFGISIYHIVIPGYLAALILMKFCEQSFISIAFDAGGVATGPMTVTFVMAIALGLAEAMEGRSAVQDGFGLIALVAMAPILSVMLVGAIMNAIKRS; from the coding sequence ATGAAAGAGCTGTTAGATTTTCTGAATTTCGGTCATGTCCTGGGAGAGGTCTTCATGGCCATGGGGCCTCTGGTGGCCTTTTTTCTGTTTTTTCAGCTGGTTTATCTTAAGCTGTCCAGGGAGTATGTGATCAACCTGTTCAAGGGTATTGTCCTGGCCATAGCCGGGCTGACCCTTTTTCTGCAGGGAGTTCAGGTGGGTTTTCTGCCAGTGGGCACCCAGATGGGCGAGATCATGAATTCCTTTGAAAACCTGTGGATCCTGATTCCCATAGGCTTCATCCTGGGAGTGGTGGCCACGGTTGCAGAGCCTGCAGTCCGTATTCTGTGCGAAAATGTGGAAAAAGCCTCATCCGGGTCCCTCAGGTTCAGCTTCATGCTCATAATTCTGTCCCTAGGGGTTGGAATATTTGTGGCCATCGGCATGGCCAAGATCATTTTCGGCATTTCCATCTATCATATTGTCATTCCCGGCTATCTGGCTGCACTGATCCTGATGAAGTTCTGTGAACAGTCGTTTATTTCCATAGCCTTTGATGCCGGAGGAGTAGCCACCGGTCCCATGACCGTGACCTTTGTCATGGCCATAGCCCTGGGCCTGGCTGAGGCCATGGAAGGCAGGAGTGCGGTCCAGGACGGATTCGGGCTCATAGCCCTGGTGGCCATGGCCCCGATCCTGTCGGTGATGCTGGTGGGGGCGATTATGAACGCCATTAAAAGGAGTTAG
- a CDS encoding P-II family nitrogen regulator: MKSELQFDLIVTIVNKGGCQPILKASKEAGAEGGTIIPGRGTGIRETKTLLGIPIEPEKDILLTIVPKDITDKVMSAMIEAGELNKPGAGITFVLDLKKVAGICHLCE, translated from the coding sequence ATGAAATCAGAGCTTCAGTTTGACCTGATCGTGACTATTGTCAACAAGGGCGGCTGCCAGCCTATACTTAAGGCTTCCAAAGAGGCCGGGGCTGAAGGTGGAACCATCATTCCCGGACGGGGTACAGGAATCAGGGAAACCAAAACCCTGCTGGGGATTCCTATAGAGCCTGAAAAAGACATCCTTTTGACTATAGTCCCCAAGGATATTACCGACAAGGTCATGTCGGCTATGATAGAGGCAGGGGAGCTGAACAAGCCCGGAGCAGGCATTACTTTTGTCCTTGACCTGAAAAAAGTGGCAGGAATCTGTCACCTATGCGAATAA
- a CDS encoding metallophosphoesterase family protein: protein MRFAIFSDIHGNIEAFSRVVQDISSRNIESCFFLGDAISYGPDPEKCVQLLKTLQIPCILGNHELALIRPGAANYFNEPTWLHFEQARKLLSLDSKEYMATWPLSRSHQNMLMVHGCPPASATRYLQELGMGDLERIFSFMNTDLAFVGHTHELEMVELIGHEVRRTRIGRGEHEISGQKAIINVGSVGQPRDGDNRAKYVIFDDRMRRIEVRFVEYDVEKTVQGIRARGFPEFYALRLR from the coding sequence TTGCGTTTTGCAATATTTTCAGACATTCACGGAAACATTGAGGCATTCAGCAGGGTTGTCCAGGATATTTCTTCCCGGAATATTGAGTCCTGTTTTTTTTTGGGGGATGCCATCAGTTATGGGCCGGACCCGGAGAAATGTGTTCAGCTGCTTAAAACTCTTCAAATTCCCTGCATTCTGGGCAACCATGAGCTGGCTCTGATCAGACCCGGGGCTGCCAATTATTTCAATGAGCCCACCTGGCTGCATTTTGAACAGGCCAGAAAGCTTTTGTCCTTGGATTCCAAAGAGTACATGGCCACCTGGCCCCTGTCCCGTTCCCACCAAAATATGCTCATGGTCCATGGCTGTCCCCCAGCCTCTGCCACCAGATATCTGCAGGAGTTAGGTATGGGAGATCTTGAAAGAATATTTTCATTCATGAATACGGATCTGGCTTTTGTTGGCCATACCCATGAGCTTGAAATGGTTGAACTGATTGGCCATGAAGTAAGACGGACCAGGATCGGCAGGGGGGAGCATGAGATTTCCGGTCAAAAAGCCATAATTAATGTGGGCAGCGTGGGTCAGCCCAGGGATGGGGATAATCGGGCCAAATACGTGATTTTTGATGACCGCATGAGAAGGATTGAAGTGAGGTTTGTTGAATATGATGTTGAAAAAACTGTCCAGGGCATTCGTGCCAGGGGGTTTCCTGAGTTTTACGCCTTACGCCTGAGGTGA
- a CDS encoding protein kinase domain-containing protein, with protein sequence MRCIKGYRLLGLLGRGGMGRVYKVSDPEENLFALKLLKPDDTLVQMLGPEKIQKRFDDEIRIMSRLKHDNIARIVDSGQHRRHSFMLLEYLCLNLGLIMGTVSDSPQPSRILSPLRALDIAAQVLDALVHLHAHQIIHRDVKPENIMLTRAGRVRLIDFGLFRIKGLAESNPPGLAIGSPYYAAPEQIEDPDQADERADLYSLGVVLHRMIFGVFPGQPTNQPSDKSVFGPGWDEFLERAANPEPDLRFQNAGSMLDQLKVLAKAWEKRRDQICIMHDPKSSQLSVQTLNVRSCPVQTGKDDLHPFPGLDSLMQARSFVLNDFQKQQHGYFDLSTGLTWALELSRKRLSFDEAKKYPDQMNRDPVSERENILWRLPTVDELLTLLRPRKSLEDYCYPLVWKLQNRAWLWSADAQTRFKSWIVDMEQGAVMAVDRMCKFSVLAVAGVEQVNRS encoded by the coding sequence ATGCGCTGCATTAAAGGGTACAGATTGCTCGGTCTCCTTGGCAGGGGTGGAATGGGCCGGGTGTATAAGGTCTCAGATCCGGAAGAAAACCTGTTTGCCCTTAAACTGCTTAAACCTGATGATACTCTGGTCCAGATGCTGGGTCCGGAAAAAATCCAGAAGAGGTTTGATGATGAGATAAGAATAATGTCCAGGCTGAAACATGATAACATAGCCAGGATCGTAGACAGCGGCCAGCATCGCAGACATTCCTTTATGCTTTTGGAGTACCTGTGCCTTAATCTTGGCCTGATCATGGGTACAGTCAGTGATTCACCACAACCGTCAAGAATTCTTTCTCCCCTCAGGGCCCTGGACATTGCCGCTCAAGTCCTGGATGCACTGGTTCACTTGCATGCACACCAAATCATCCACCGTGATGTCAAGCCTGAGAACATCATGCTCACCAGGGCCGGCCGGGTCAGGCTGATTGATTTCGGACTTTTCAGGATCAAAGGTCTGGCAGAGAGCAATCCTCCCGGACTGGCCATTGGTTCACCATACTATGCAGCTCCTGAGCAGATTGAAGATCCTGACCAGGCTGATGAACGGGCAGATCTTTACTCCCTGGGTGTTGTTCTGCATAGAATGATCTTCGGGGTTTTCCCAGGACAACCTACTAACCAGCCATCAGATAAGTCTGTTTTTGGACCGGGCTGGGATGAATTTCTGGAAAGGGCAGCCAACCCTGAGCCGGACCTTCGTTTTCAAAATGCCGGTTCCATGCTGGACCAGCTCAAGGTTCTGGCAAAAGCCTGGGAAAAAAGGCGGGACCAGATCTGCATCATGCACGATCCAAAAAGCAGCCAGTTGTCAGTCCAAACCCTGAATGTTCGATCCTGTCCGGTTCAGACCGGAAAGGATGATTTGCATCCCTTTCCCGGACTTGACTCACTGATGCAGGCCCGGAGTTTTGTACTCAATGATTTTCAAAAACAGCAGCATGGTTATTTTGATCTGAGTACCGGTCTGACCTGGGCCTTGGAGTTGTCGAGAAAACGGCTCAGTTTTGATGAGGCAAAAAAGTATCCGGATCAGATGAACCGTGATCCAGTGTCTGAACGGGAAAATATTTTATGGAGACTGCCCACTGTTGATGAGCTGCTGACTTTACTGCGGCCGCGAAAAAGTCTGGAAGATTATTGTTACCCGCTTGTCTGGAAGCTGCAGAACAGGGCTTGGCTGTGGAGCGCTGATGCCCAGACCAGATTCAAGTCATGGATTGTGGACATGGAGCAGGGAGCGGTCATGGCCGTGGACCGGATGTGCAAGTTTTCTGTCCTGGCGGTTGCCGGAGTGGAGCAGGTCAATAGGTCCTGA
- a CDS encoding bifunctional GNAT family N-acetyltransferase/carbon-nitrogen hydrolase family protein: MNQQSEHKLYLRNMRMDDYEIVRDIMRKVYKNVDAPWDRSQIEQMIKRFPEGQICIVDKGRTVAVALTLIIDYAEYGDKHTYIQVVGDGTLKNHDPDGDYLYGIEVFVDPDYQGMRLGRRLYDARKELCEKLNLKGIIVGGRIPGYRKYSDQISPQEYIKRVKRKEIYDPVLSFQLSNDFHIKKLLKNYYPVDHQSEGNAVLLEWNNIYYEARTRLIGGRKTIVRLGTVQWQMRRFDSFDDFLQQVEFFVDTVSDYEADLVLFPELFNAPLIAKFEKYSPPEAMRRLAEYTADLRDNLMEMALSYNINIISGSVPEYRDNKLYNVSFLCRRDGTWDSQYKLHITPDESRSWGLTGGDSLKVFNTDIGKIGILICYDVEYPELARFLAEKGVNIILVPFWTDTKNAYLRVRRCAQARAIENECYVVISGSVGNIPKVETMGIQYSQASIFTPSDFAFPHDAIAAETTPNTETTLITDVDLDLLKELRRQGSVQNLHSRRKDLYKLEWMGK; the protein is encoded by the coding sequence ATGAATCAGCAATCCGAACACAAACTGTACTTGAGAAATATGCGCATGGATGATTATGAAATTGTCCGGGACATTATGCGCAAAGTCTATAAAAACGTGGATGCCCCCTGGGACCGGAGCCAGATTGAGCAAATGATCAAACGCTTCCCTGAGGGCCAGATCTGTATTGTGGACAAGGGCCGAACCGTTGCCGTGGCCCTGACCCTGATCATCGACTATGCTGAATACGGGGACAAGCACACCTACATCCAGGTGGTGGGCGACGGTACTCTGAAAAACCATGATCCGGATGGGGACTATCTCTACGGCATCGAGGTCTTTGTGGACCCGGACTATCAGGGTATGCGCCTGGGCCGCAGACTCTACGATGCGCGCAAGGAATTGTGCGAAAAGCTCAATTTAAAAGGGATAATTGTCGGAGGCCGCATACCCGGTTATCGGAAGTACTCTGATCAAATCTCACCCCAGGAATATATCAAGCGGGTCAAGCGCAAGGAAATCTATGATCCGGTTCTGTCCTTTCAGCTGTCCAATGACTTTCACATCAAAAAACTGCTCAAAAACTACTATCCTGTGGATCATCAGTCTGAGGGCAATGCTGTCCTTCTGGAGTGGAACAACATCTATTATGAAGCCAGGACCAGGCTCATCGGCGGCCGCAAAACAATAGTCAGGCTGGGCACTGTCCAGTGGCAAATGCGCCGGTTTGACTCTTTTGACGATTTTCTGCAGCAGGTGGAGTTCTTTGTGGACACGGTCTCTGACTATGAAGCCGACCTGGTCCTTTTCCCTGAACTGTTCAATGCTCCACTCATTGCTAAATTTGAAAAATATTCCCCCCCGGAAGCCATGCGCAGGCTGGCAGAGTATACAGCTGATTTAAGAGATAACCTTATGGAAATGGCCCTGTCCTATAATATCAACATCATATCCGGTTCAGTACCTGAATACCGGGACAACAAGCTGTACAACGTGTCTTTTCTGTGCCGCAGGGACGGCACCTGGGACTCTCAGTACAAGCTGCACATCACCCCTGATGAATCAAGATCCTGGGGGCTGACCGGAGGCGACAGCCTCAAGGTGTTCAATACCGACATTGGCAAGATCGGCATTCTGATCTGCTATGATGTTGAATACCCCGAACTGGCCAGATTTCTGGCAGAAAAAGGAGTAAACATCATCTTAGTGCCCTTCTGGACCGACACCAAGAATGCTTATCTCCGGGTCAGGCGATGCGCCCAGGCCAGGGCCATAGAGAATGAGTGCTACGTGGTCATTTCAGGGAGTGTGGGCAACATCCCCAAGGTTGAAACCATGGGCATTCAGTACTCCCAGGCATCCATCTTCACCCCTTCGGACTTTGCCTTTCCCCACGACGCCATTGCTGCTGAAACCACCCCCAACACTGAAACCACCCTGATCACCGACGTGGACCTGGATCTTTTAAAGGAACTCAGACGACAGGGAAGCGTTCAGAATCTGCACAGCAGGAGAAAGGACCTGTACAAGCTGGAGTGGATGGGGAAGTAG
- a CDS encoding hemolysin family protein — protein sequence MMEHAKDSSLALEFLVIMFLVAVNGVLAMSEIALVKSRKIRLKELARKGRRGAVYAIHLIRHPNRFLSTIQIGITLMGILSGVYGGAVIAHHLGIMLDDVPYLAPYSTTISYGLVVIFITYLLLVLGELIPKRLAMLSPERISSRVARPMLLLSKLAGPAVAVLSISTDGLLRLFGISRHKEEPLSENEVKQMFRHAARSGEFEPSEVKMVEKVLKLDDQTVGSLMTRPQDIVWFSQDEPWADILEKVKQSGHTCYPVRNNESDGILGIVHTKDLIGVADGSGTGLETIIKPAGYVKRSMNALEMMEQFKRSRAHMIIVVDNQDQVLGLVTINDVLQAITGQLPSPKWPHEPWIIHRDDGSLLLDGRLGLDELKELIKVQVLSGEEDDGLDTLAGLVLTRMGKVPVSGDRFEQDGFLFEVVDMDGMQVDKVLVKEKPDNETSPNGRQDET from the coding sequence ATGATGGAACACGCAAAGGACAGCAGCCTGGCACTGGAATTTCTGGTCATTATGTTCCTGGTTGCGGTTAATGGTGTCCTGGCTATGTCTGAGATAGCCCTGGTTAAGTCCAGGAAGATCCGGCTTAAGGAATTGGCCAGAAAAGGACGAAGAGGAGCAGTTTATGCTATTCATCTTATCCGCCATCCCAACCGGTTTCTGTCCACCATCCAGATCGGAATAACTCTGATGGGCATACTGAGCGGCGTCTACGGAGGTGCTGTCATTGCCCATCACCTTGGCATCATGTTGGATGATGTGCCTTATCTGGCCCCGTACTCCACCACCATCAGTTATGGACTGGTGGTGATATTCATTACTTATCTGCTGCTGGTCCTGGGTGAGCTGATTCCTAAACGGCTGGCCATGCTCAGTCCGGAACGGATTTCCTCCCGGGTGGCCAGACCCATGCTTTTGCTGTCCAAACTGGCTGGGCCGGCTGTGGCTGTACTGAGTATTTCCACCGATGGGCTGCTCAGGCTGTTTGGCATCAGCAGGCACAAGGAAGAGCCTTTGTCTGAAAACGAGGTTAAACAGATGTTCCGGCATGCAGCCCGGTCTGGTGAATTTGAGCCGTCAGAAGTGAAAATGGTTGAAAAGGTGCTTAAGCTGGACGACCAGACCGTGGGCAGTCTCATGACCAGGCCTCAGGACATAGTCTGGTTCAGCCAGGATGAGCCCTGGGCAGACATTTTGGAAAAAGTGAAACAATCCGGCCATACCTGCTATCCGGTCAGGAATAATGAATCAGACGGGATTCTAGGCATAGTCCATACCAAGGATTTGATAGGTGTAGCTGATGGTTCCGGCACAGGGTTGGAGACAATCATCAAACCTGCCGGGTACGTCAAAAGAAGCATGAACGCCCTGGAAATGATGGAACAGTTCAAGCGTTCCAGGGCGCATATGATTATTGTTGTTGACAACCAGGACCAGGTGCTGGGCCTGGTGACCATCAATGACGTCCTGCAGGCCATCACTGGACAGCTGCCTTCGCCCAAATGGCCACACGAACCTTGGATCATTCATCGAGATGATGGCTCGCTTCTGCTGGACGGTCGTCTGGGCCTGGACGAGCTCAAAGAGCTCATCAAAGTTCAGGTTCTGTCCGGGGAGGAAGATGATGGTCTGGATACTCTGGCCGGGCTGGTGTTAACCAGGATGGGCAAAGTCCCTGTCAGCGGAGACCGATTTGAGCAGGATGGATTCTTGTTTGAGGTGGTGGACATGGATGGAATGCAGGTTGATAAGGTGCTGGTGAAAGAAAAGCCTGATAATGAAACCAGCCCCAATGGCAGGCAGGACGAAACATGA
- the corA gene encoding magnesium/cobalt transporter CorA, with protein sequence MSILSKKTGTSPGSLVYIGQGGEHPVEMVHFSYDLDNLDLKTFSFQDVPRPDQDRKNLILVFGVHEMEPIRAVGQRFQIHPLILEDIVNTKHRPKLDRSEEHIFLTMKTCLWADQDQGVRLDQVSFILTGSTLVCFLENRDVFPDEFQKRLAEKQGRLRSMDIDYTLYALMDLFVDNFFLALEKLEDQLDLLEEEMVEQPREEHLQKIFQIRRTISAIRQTVWPMREILSSILSRNEDLFGQKTRVFFRDLYDHCQQIMDSLELQRELNTSLHEVYLSLISHRMNTVMKLLTIIATIFIPLTFIAGIYGMNFEYMPELSWPAGYFICLGFMAAIGLGLVGFFKLRRWF encoded by the coding sequence ATGAGCATTCTAAGTAAAAAAACCGGTACTTCTCCAGGCTCTCTGGTTTACATTGGCCAGGGGGGTGAGCACCCTGTGGAGATGGTCCATTTTAGTTATGATCTTGACAATCTTGATCTCAAGACCTTTTCCTTCCAGGATGTACCCAGGCCGGACCAGGACCGGAAAAATCTGATTCTGGTTTTTGGAGTGCACGAAATGGAGCCCATCCGGGCTGTTGGCCAAAGATTCCAGATTCACCCTTTGATTCTTGAAGACATCGTCAATACAAAACACCGGCCCAAGCTGGACCGGAGCGAGGAGCACATTTTTCTGACCATGAAGACCTGTCTGTGGGCTGATCAGGATCAGGGAGTCCGGCTGGACCAGGTCAGTTTTATCCTGACCGGGAGTACGCTGGTCTGTTTTTTAGAAAATCGGGATGTTTTTCCGGATGAATTCCAGAAGCGCCTGGCCGAAAAGCAGGGCAGGCTGAGATCCATGGACATTGATTATACCCTTTATGCCCTGATGGACCTGTTTGTGGACAACTTTTTTCTTGCCCTGGAAAAACTGGAGGATCAGTTGGACCTGCTGGAGGAGGAAATGGTCGAGCAACCCAGGGAAGAGCATCTGCAAAAAATATTTCAGATCAGACGGACAATCTCAGCCATCAGACAGACCGTATGGCCCATGAGGGAAATCCTGAGCTCCATCCTGAGCCGGAACGAAGACTTGTTCGGCCAGAAGACCAGGGTCTTTTTCCGGGATCTGTACGACCATTGTCAGCAGATCATGGACAGCCTGGAGCTGCAGCGGGAGCTGAACACCAGCCTGCACGAGGTCTATCTGTCTCTGATCAGCCACAGGATGAATACGGTCATGAAACTTTTGACCATCATTGCCACCATTTTCATTCCACTGACCTTCATCGCCGGGATCTATGGAATGAATTTCGAGTATATGCCTGAACTGTCCTGGCCGGCTGGATATTTTATCTGCCTGGGATTCATGGCTGCCATCGGCCTGGGATTAGTCGGTTTTTTCAAGCTCAGAAGATGGTTTTAG
- a CDS encoding PLDc N-terminal domain-containing protein: MGMEVGGLIGLIVLIICVWAIVQIFQSSATTGAKVFWIVLILILPAIGVILWFFAGPRPSRR; encoded by the coding sequence ATGGGAATGGAAGTTGGCGGATTGATCGGTCTGATTGTCCTGATTATCTGTGTCTGGGCTATTGTTCAAATTTTTCAAAGTAGCGCCACTACCGGGGCAAAGGTATTCTGGATCGTGCTCATCCTGATTCTCCCGGCTATAGGGGTTATTCTGTGGTTTTTTGCCGGTCCGAGACCATCCCGGCGCTGA